The genomic window CCCGGCGAGCAAACCCTCCATCTTCGCGAAGAGAATCTACGTCTTGGCGTCCTCGTAGAACCCGAGCTCTGGCAGCAACTTAATGCCACGCAATAAGATGCAACGAATCAGCTCTGTCGTTCGTCTAATCCAGAATGGGGAAAGCGATTAAATTCGCGGTTGTAGCAGTTTGCCTGCTTTGCATTCTCGCGATTTGTATCGCCCCTCTTGTCGATCTCCCCGCCACCAGCCTCCGGTCGTATCAGACCGCCGTGATTTTGCTCTGGGGATTGATCGCAGCCGCTTTCAGCGTGGCTCTCTCCGCGTTCAAGCCCCTCGCACCCCTCTGGATCGCATCCTCTGGATTCCATCGCCGAGAACAGGAGTGGAGAATTGGCGCGCCCCTGAAGTTCTCTTCTGTTCTACGATGCTAGGAGATTGCTGCCCTCTCTCGATCGCCTCGTAAACAACCGGTGAATCGATACCCCAAAGCCAAATTGGCCGCAGGAGAGACCAGGTGAAGACTTCAGAAGTGCTACACGCGTGGGCTGGAATTCTGGAAGGGAGACGTCCCTCCTTATCCATTGAAATCACAAAGGAGTGCCCGCTTCGCTGTCCTGGTTGCTATGCCTTCGACGACGCCCACCTCGGCGACAGCGAAACCACCCTCCGCCAGCTATCCGATTTCAAAGGAGACGCTCTGGTCCAGGGCATCCTCGAAGTCGTCGACCGCTATCGCCCCCTCCATCTTTCGCTCGTCGGCGGAGACCCGCTCGTTCGCTACCGCGAGCTAGAGCTTCTGCTACCCGAACTGGACCAGCGCGGCATCCACGTTCAGATCGTCACCAGCGCCTTCCGCGCCATCCCAAAACACTGGGCAGACCTTCCCCGGCTCAATCTCGTCGTCTCCATCGACGGCCTCCAGCCCGAACACGACGCCCGCCGCAAGCCCGCGACCTACGAGCGCATCCTCAAGAACCTCGAGGGCGCAAGCGCCACCATTCACTGCACCATCACCGGCCAGATCGCCGACAAGCCACACTACTTGGAAGATTTTCTGCGCTTCTGGTCGGCCCGCCCCGAGGCCAAAAAGGTCTGGATGAGCATCTTCACGCCGCAGATTGGCGCAGAAGGTCCCGAGATCCTCACCCCCGAAGTCCGCGCCGCCGTCATCGCTGAACTTTTACGCCTGCGTCCTCTCTATCCCATCCTCGACATGCACGAATCCTGCATTGAAGAGTTCCGCCACCCGCCAAAATCACCCGAAGAGTGCATCTTCGCCCGCACTACCCACACCGTCTCCGCCGACCTTAAGACCGCGATTACGCCATGCCAGTTCGGCGGCAACCCCGATTGTTCGCAGTGCGGTTGCATCGCCTCCATGGGCCTCGCCGCCGTCGGTCATCATAAAGTTGCCGGAAACCTTACCGCAGGTCGTATATTTATGGTCTCCGACCGTATTGGCACGGGCGTGAGGAAACTGCTAGACCCGACTTTAGAGAAGACAAGGAGAGCCTCATAGCGCGATGACCCAATACCTTGCCGAAGAGCCTATCCACTTACACGTCACCAGCACAGGCCCAGTAGCTGTGGTGAGTCCCCACGAAGCGGATCTCCGCAAGCAGCTCGCCCGCATCGGCAAGGCCATGCATCGCGTCGGCTACACCCCCGCGACCGCCGGCAATCTCTCCGTGCGCCTCGACAGTCAGCGCATCCTGGCGACGCCAACAGGCTGCAGCAAGTCGCTCCTGCAACCATCCGACATGGTCATAGTGGACCTCGACGGCCACAAGCTCTCCGGTTTGCGTAAGGTCACCAGCGAGATCGGTATGCATCTCGCCGTCTACCGCGCGCGTCCCGACGTGCAGGCCATCGTCCACGCGCATCCGCCCGTCGCAACCGCGTTCGCAGCCTGTCGCAAACCACTCGACCAGCCCATCTGTTCCGAGATC from Granulicella sp. L56 includes these protein-coding regions:
- a CDS encoding radical SAM protein, whose translation is MKTSEVLHAWAGILEGRRPSLSIEITKECPLRCPGCYAFDDAHLGDSETTLRQLSDFKGDALVQGILEVVDRYRPLHLSLVGGDPLVRYRELELLLPELDQRGIHVQIVTSAFRAIPKHWADLPRLNLVVSIDGLQPEHDARRKPATYERILKNLEGASATIHCTITGQIADKPHYLEDFLRFWSARPEAKKVWMSIFTPQIGAEGPEILTPEVRAAVIAELLRLRPLYPILDMHESCIEEFRHPPKSPEECIFARTTHTVSADLKTAITPCQFGGNPDCSQCGCIASMGLAAVGHHKVAGNLTAGRIFMVSDRIGTGVRKLLDPTLEKTRRAS
- a CDS encoding class II aldolase/adducin family protein — translated: MTQYLAEEPIHLHVTSTGPVAVVSPHEADLRKQLARIGKAMHRVGYTPATAGNLSVRLDSQRILATPTGCSKSLLQPSDMVIVDLDGHKLSGLRKVTSEIGMHLAVYRARPDVQAIVHAHPPVATAFAACRKPLDQPICSEIMMTTGLVPLAEYATTGTEEVSESLQPFVLTHDAILLANHGLLTYGDTLMDAFMKTETVEHFAQVCLAAHQLGGAVPLEDFDLEKLRRAKSRYKRNASDEPCSA